One part of the Humulus lupulus chromosome 9, drHumLupu1.1, whole genome shotgun sequence genome encodes these proteins:
- the LOC133802440 gene encoding probable receptor-like protein kinase At1g11050, translating to MDKSLLLLSLLFFQLFLSASSSQCPIDLTYVNTFPWDTSLCREPVHKDCCQTLLSLFGMGMAQHLRDTSNFQLSDANTSSSCLSDFESRLSAMSVSPSLVSQCFKNSTQFVVNPLGCAGITTAKDWIEKAGETTPLDQSCKRDLTGLTKCSSCVDAGMKVNSKLTALDPNGTKCFYLTVLYAAGIVSELGPKDPSTATCILGLPLSSSATTDEISKKSLSKIVGGCLGAIIGVLLAGVLIIMYRRWDGKRRKNAHHEEFVSSFRETVLPNSGAKWFRLSELEKATNGFSQRNMIGQGSYGVVYKGTISDNTPVAVKQILDLESKGDEEFCNEVEIISKIRHRNLLSLRGCCVTSDNVNGRRRYLVYDFMSNGSLSDHLSNTWGSADRKKENQLTWPQRKNIILDVAKGLAYLHYGVKPAIYHRDIKATNILLDSEMKAKVADFGLAKQNKEGQSHLTTRVAGTHGYLAPEYALYGQLTEKSDVYSFGIVILEVMTGKKAIDTSIESNPSVILITDWAWSILKSGNVEEVFEESIRKNGPKGIMERFVRVGILCAHVMVALRPTINEALRMLEGDIDIPKLPDRPLPLSHESFRSSFGFASTTSIGSSTRSAM from the coding sequence ATGGACAAGTCCCTCCTATTGCTTTCTTTACTCTTCTTTCAATTATTTCTCTCAGCTTCTTCCTCTCAATGCCCCATAGATCTCACTTACGTCAATACTTTTCCATGGGACACGTCGCTATGCCGAGAACCCGTTCACAAGGATTGCTGTCAAACTCTTTTGAGTCTCTTTGGCATGGGAATGGCACAACATCTTAGAGACACCTCCAATTTCCAACTTTCAGACGCAAACACTTCATCTTCTTGCTTGTCAGATTTTGAGTCTCGGCTCTCTGCTATGTCGGTTAGCCCATCTTTAGTTTCTCAATGCTTCAAGAACTCGACCCAGTTCGTGGTCAACCCTTTGGGCTGCGCAGGAATCACCACCGCCAAAGATTGGATCGAGAAGGCCGGTGAAACGACGCCGTTGGACCAATCTTGCAAAAGGGACCTGACGGGGTTAACTAAATGCAGCTCCTGTGTTGACGCCGGAATGAAGGTGAATTCAAAGTTGACAGCTTTGGACCCAAATGGAACAAAGTGCTTTTACTTGACTGTGTTATATGCAGCTGGAATCGTTAGTGAGTTGGGTCCAAAAGATCCCAGTACAGCTACTTGTATTCTGGGCTTGCCCTTATCAAGCTCAGCAACTACGGACGAGATAAGCAAGAAAAGCTTATCCAAAATCGTTGGAGGGTGTTTGGGGGCTATCATTGGCGTGTTACTTGCTGGTGTATTGATCATCATGTACAGGAGATGGGATGGGAAGAGAAGGAAAAATGCCCATCATGAAGAATTCGTCAGCAGTTTCAGGGAAACTGTTTTGCCCAACTCGGGAGCTAAATGGTTTCGGCTATCGGAGCTTGAAAAGGCCACAAATGGGTTTTCTCAGCGGAATATGATCGGCCAAGGTTCGTACGGTGTTGTATACAAAGGAACAATATCAGACAACACTCCAGTTGCGGTGAAGCAAATTTTGGATTTGGAGTCCAAAGGTGACGAAGAGTTCTGTAATGAAGTAGAGATCATTAGCAAAATACGACACAGAAATCTGCTTTCACTACGAGGTTGTTGCGTCACAAGTGATAATGTAAATGGTAGAAGAAGATACTTGGTTTACGACTTCATGTCGAATGGTAGTCTCAGCGACCATTTATCGAACACATGGGGATCAGCAGACCGAAAGAAAGAAAACCAACTAACTTGGCCTCAGCGAAAGAATATAATCCTGGACGTGGCTAAAGGGCTTGCTTACTTGCATTACGGAGTCAAACCAGCAATTTATCACCGAGACATAAAGGCAACAAACATACTTTTGGACTCGGAAATGAAAGCAAAAGTTGCAGATTTTGGGTTAGCGAAACAAAACAAAGAAGGCCAATCTCACCTCACCACAAGGGTCGCTGGCACACATGGCTACTTAGCCCCAGAATACGCTCTCTACGGCCAATTAACAGAGAAAAGCGACGTTTACAGCTTCGGGATAGTGATTCTTGAAGTCATGACCGGAAAGAAAGCGATTGACACATCAATCGAGTCAAACCCATCAGTGATTTTGATTACAGATTGGGCTTGGTCGATTTTAAAATCAGGGAATGTGGAAGAAGTGTTCGAGGAATCGATAAGGAAGAATGGCCCCAAAGGGATCATGGAGAGGTTTGTACGTGTTGGAATTCTATGTGCTCATGTTATGGTGGCTCTCAGGCCCACAATCAACGAGGCTCTGAGGATGTTGGAAGGTGATATTGATATTCCTAAATTACCAGACAGGCCATTGCCACTCAGTCACGAGTCGTTCAGATCTTCTTTTGGGTTCGCTTCTACAACGTCAATTGGTTCAAGCACCAGATCGGCTATGTAA
- the LOC133802441 gene encoding uncharacterized protein LOC133802441 codes for MATPGNSMLYSFLLFTVILSLQEMYRGKLASTELYTILGGFTSSLLFLSLLTFIGNFQEACGVKTGWGAVIVAEVIALIAAGTVHRVCITTCFLFSVGLLYEINKLSGMVLSKSESKAKRH; via the exons ATGGCTACACCTGGGAATTCCATGCTCTATTCTTTTCTTCTGTTTACTGTCATTCTCTCGCTTCAAGAAATGTATAGAGGGAAATTAGCATCAACAGAGTTATATACCATTCTGGGGGGTTTTACTAGCTCTCTGCTGTTCCTTTCTTTGCTGACG TTCATTGGCAATTTTCAAGAAGCTTGTGGCGTAAAAACTGGGTGGGGTGCTG TAATTGTAGCTGAAGTCATTGCTCTTATTGCTGCTGGCACTGTCCATCGGGTTTGTATCACAACATG CTTCTTGTTTTCAGTTGGATTACTCTACGAAATTAACAAGCTTTCAGGGATGGTGCTTTCCAAAAGTGAATCCAAAGCAAAAAGGCACTGA